Proteins co-encoded in one Arachis stenosperma cultivar V10309 chromosome 7, arast.V10309.gnm1.PFL2, whole genome shotgun sequence genomic window:
- the LOC130941112 gene encoding peroxidase 4-like, whose translation MARISWKFGLLMMMIVLVGSCSGQLSNENFYSKKCPNVFKAIRSVLRSAVAKEPRMAASLLRLHFHDCFVNGCDGSVLLDDTSSFKGEKTAGPNNNSLRGYDVVDAIKAKVESVCPGVVSCADILAITARDSVVLLGGPNWNVKLGRRDSKTASLAAANSGVLPPPTATLSQLISKFQAVGLSTKDMAALSGAHTIGKARCTVYRTRIYNDTNIDRTFANARKKNCPIITGTPKDNNVAPFDFKTPNHFDNSYYKNLLNKKGLLHSDQELFNGGSTDSLVRTYTNNQKAFFADFATAMIKMGNIKPLTGSQGIIRRNCRRAN comes from the exons ATGGCGCGAATTTCTTGGAAGTTTGgtttgttgatgatgatgattgtccTTGTAGGAAGTTGTTCGGGTCAACTCTCAAATGAGAACTTCTATTCAAAGAAGTGTCCGAATGTGTTTAAAGCAATAAGATCTGTTCTTCGATCTGCTGTTGCTAAGGAACCTCGCATGGCTGCTTCTCTTCTTCGTCTTCACTTTCATGATTGCTTTGTCAAT GGTTGTGATGGATCTGTGCTACTTGATGACACATCCTCTTTCAAAGGAGAGAAGACTGCAGGTCCAAACAATAATTCATTGAGAGGCTATGATGTTGTTGATGCCATAAAGGCCAAGGTGGAATCAGTGTGCCCTGGTGTGGTTTCTTGTGCTGATATTCTAGCCATTACAGCTCGAGATTCTGTTGTTCTT CTTGGAGGGCCTAATTGGAATGTAAAACTAGGAAGAAGGGATTCAAAGACAGCAAGCTTGGCAGCTGCAAACAGTGGTGTGCTCCCACCTCCAACTGCTACCCTCAGCCAACTTATCTCCAAGTTTCAAGCTGTAGGCCTCTCTACCAAGGACATGGCTGCCTTATCTG GAGCACACACAATTGGGAAGGCAAGGTGCACTGTCTATAGAACTCGCATATACAATGACACCAACATTGACAGAACATTCGCCAATGCAAGAAAGAAGAATTGTCCAATAATTACTGGAACACCAAAGGACAACAATGTTGCACCCTTCGACTTTAAAACCCCGAACCATTTTGACAACAGCTACTACAAAAATCTCTTGAACAAAAAGGGTCTCCTTCATTCTGACCAAGAACTCTTCAATGGAGGATCCACTGATTCATTGGTTAGGACTTACACAAACAATCAGAAGGCCTTCTTCGCCGACTTCGCGACCGCAATGATTAAGATGGGGAACATCAAGCCCTTAACTGGTTCACAAGGGATCATCAGAAGGAACTGTAGGAGAgcaaattag